GTGATGGTCCTGAATCATCAATCAAATTTGAGGGGAAAAAATATCAGCAccattcattttcatttattgGAAGTTTGTCCTTATTCTCTTTTCATATTTCAAATAAAGACATCGATTACCATGTAATTGGGTTTCCAGGGATCCATTTTGCATCAATTCATATACGATAAATCTCGCCTCGCCATGAATACAATAACCCAGAAGAGAAATTATATTGGGATGCTGAATTTTACTTAACAAATCCACCTCATTCTGCAATTCCAAATTGCTATAATTCAATAACAAAACAATGAACAAATAACAGAAAATCCCATACATAGAAGAAACCCAAATGACGGAAGCTGAAGGTACCTCAAATTCTTTCTCTGCATCCTCACTTCCACCATCTAGCTTCTTCACAGCAACTTGGAAATTACCATCAAATCGGCCCTTGTAAACACATCCAAATCCACCAACCCCCAGGATATTACTTTCCTGGAAATTGCTTGTGGCAGTTTCTAGCAGCTTATAATCAATTAGAGAGACAGGTCCTTTCTTGCCGACCATCCTCCGGGAATTGAATTTTCCCAGTAATGAACCAAATTTATGTCCTCTTTCAGCATCTTCAAATTGAAACAAAGGGCAAAACAGAACAGAAGAAAGAATAGTTAGAGAAAATTACACAAGAAAGCAGAGAAGGAAGCAAAAAATGGTAGTGTAGCAAAAGAAAGTACCTGAACTCTTGGTATTCTTCTTTTGGGACTTCTGTGAACTCTTCCTGTGATAAATCCACACGCACAACAAACACAATATGATTGCAGAGAGTCCAGAGGAAGCAACAATTACTGCTACATGCATTTTCTTGTTTGAATCTGTTCGGTGCTCCACAGTCTCAATTTGACTTCCTGTTTGCACGAAAAATTTATATGCGAAATTCTTAGGTAGGAATGCTGATTTTGGAAAGAAGCTGACTTGAATCTCATAAACAAAACCAGCAGACATGATTAAAGAACAGGTTCCCGGTcgttaaaaaaagaagaagaagaagaagaaattctACTTTAAAAAGTTGAGCTGAAACAGAGAATGGAAATTTAAGAGTATAAGAATTTAAGCGGGAGAAAACAATGGCAAAATTAACCATGAGAAGATACTTCCAGGAAAAGCCTATAGTTTTATACGTACTGCAATAAATGCATTGAGACTGTCtgggtttttaaatttttgaaatttgaaatttgtatGTACACCATATCCAACGAATAAACTATCAATAGGACAGAAATTTGAAAGCCAGCGAGCATCTATCCGTGTGTCTGAGTGAGTCAGTGcgggggtgtgtgtgtgtgtatgtgtgtgtgtgagagagagagagagagagagagagagagagagagagagagagagatgtcgaATAATACCGGGAGAGAAGGTAGTCATTGTTGCGGAAATTGGAGAAATGGATAAGATTTGCGGCGAAGATAGGGGAGCAGAAATAAGAAGATCCGGCGCGGCATCAATGGGACAGAAGCGAAATCCCCAAATGGGTATATGGAGAAAAAGCAGCAGCAAGGGAAGAAGAAGCTCCATTGTTGTCTTTTGTCAAGAAAACATGAAGATGGAAGCATCCGCGGCCTGGCCCAGTGGGTTCGAAAAGCGACACGCAGGAAAACCTGTGAAGCCAATGAAGGCGGTGGTAATGTCTGGATCTTCTAAAGTCTAAACCTCCCTCTCTTTTAGACTCTCCCcatttccatctctctctctctctctgcaattTGCAAAAGCCAAAATGAACAGAAGCCGACAGGGGGAGACTATTTATGTTGGAATGCGGAAAAATGCACATCAATCATGTGGGTAGTTATATGGACGAAGACATCCCCAGAAGACTGAGAGCAGTAATTTCAGTCGGAGAATAGACACTGTTGAAATTATTGAACTCCTTTCTTGGGCTCAGCTCACCCTGCTCTTGCTTTTGACCAACTATGGGTTACGGAGAGAAGAATccttacataataataataataataataataatgggataaaaaataaaaaaaaaatcaattgcagcatattatattaaattttaaattaattatattgtACTTAAGATTTTAGTTAATACTTTTTTATCCTATAATTTGTCTGAAAGAAAAGTATTGGAGTGAATAGTTTAAATtggtttgatttttattttaactcgttttttttttttattattttattgaaagaTCTATGGGgaaaattttataatttagaTTAAGAAACAGAGCACCTCTGGCAGGGCTATCAGTCTCACATGCATCAATTTGCAGCTGTCATCTTTCTCTTTttaaaaagcaagaaaaaaaaaagaaaaggaaatttttttagtTAATCAACAATGATTAGATGGATATTAGCTTTTGTTTGTGTAAAGCTCTTTTTAtcaaaaacaataattttatgaGTAGATTATCTAATAAATTTAATGCATTTAttatatgattttttaaaaataagaaattatATGTCAACGATTAGTAGGTTTATAATGTTGTCATATTTAATGCAACAATAATGTATTATGTTCGTGTTCATAATTATGATATTACGCTATTTAATGCGATGACAAATGCGATAATAATGCattatatgaattttaaatgtaAAATCATAATATTTAAGTTGAAAACATAAGAACTGTACGAGAAAGTTCAACATAAAACTAATAAGAGTCATTGTTTAATCTAAATGACCTGAATGGAGATTGTCTGAACCCATTGCTTAAACATCAAAACATTTGTTGATAGTTGgtagttttttaaaaattcataattCAATAAATGAGAAATTCAAAAGTCtctattccaatttttttttacaaaaaataaaaatattatagcAAAAAACCCAAATGTCccttataaataaattattttttatttatattattaattcaaTACATgataagaaaatattatttatgttaaattaaaaacATTAACTTATGTAATCACCTGTTGTCATCTTTTATGTTTATCAATTCAATTAAAATATGTAATTGGTGAAGGCATGCAATATGTTGAGGAAACCCCTCTTAGAGGGTGACATTCCCTTCCCAAAATTTTGTGTCAATTAGACTCAAGCCCTTAACCATTCATTAAAGGTTGAGGAGGTGAATTATTGACCTTTAAGCTCACTCCATGGATTACTTTGCACTAATTAGAGATTACTTAGAGGAAAGAAGTGAACTAATGGTGTAGCgctttaaattaaaaatatcttcacattgtgtattttttttaattaaaaaaaaaaggacgaTGAAAGCAAAGCGTGTTTAAAAAGGGTGAGTGGAAAATAGTTTTCTTTAATTTGGTAGGTGGGAAATCaagtaatgaaaaattttaaaaagaattagGCTTCCTTGTATCTCTCAAAATGAATCCGTCcaaaagtgaaaaaataaaataaaaggaggtTGACTAAAGAAACCAAATCAATCTTTTTGAGTTTGTGTCATTAGTATGTATGGTTTTGGAAGTGTATCGCTAATGATACTTGACTTCAGAGAAACTATGGCGCCCTTTTTGTATTGTAATATTTTATCTATAGGTAGCTTGGATAATTTGGTTAGCTTGAGTTAAGCTTTTCAATAGTAGACCTATAAATAAAACAATGGTTTTGGAGATTGCTCTGACGATAGTCCTATAATGCCTAAGCTAGTAAAAAGTGATGAAAATGTAATAGAGGTGGTTTGAGGTTTCTCATGTGCATATTTATTTTGgataattttttcatatttataattttaactATGCATTTCCAAATAATTAGTAGAGGATATCGAACATGAAGTGTGTCATAATTGCTAATGTGACAAACGCAAGTTATGCCTGGCTAACACAAGCTTTGTTAATTAGCCTCGTGTCTTGGGCTCTTCATGTATTCTTAATAATCTTGTTAACCTTCTAGACATCACATTGTAGACGACTGTAACTTTGTCCTCATCAATGTCCCTTCCTTTCCCTCTTGTTGAGCTACTAGGGTTGGGAATAAGAttatcaaaaataatttttctatgATGTGTATTTTGAGAGTCTAGAGGTTGGGATGTAATGGCATAAATCACTTGATAAGATTAATGGGTAAGTGACACCAGTAGgttcaccaaggcttgggtccttaactaccaaagataatatttataaaacctaactaatcccaagtttagtagaacaaGGAGTGAGTCAGGTGTCGATCTCAAGGACTAAATTCAGTGGTTTACCAATTTAATCTAGTTTAATACGCTTAAACAACATGGAAAGAGTGAATTTTGGTTTTTCTATTAAACTACGAAAGCAATTAAATTGAATTGAACTTCTTATTATGAATCCACCCTTGTTGATATGTGATAACTAGGTTTGGTTAATTATCCACAATAGGGTTTCAACGGTCAAGCAATCCGCTCAAGTAGCATAGCGTAGCCAAGTTCGCACCAATCGTCTGGAGCATGATCGAGAGAATGGGGTATGCCCTATCTAGCGAACATGGATTTCTCTATAGCAACCGTACCCTATTATGAACAATTAACTAAATCCTAGCTATGTTGTTCTAGCCTAGGGTTTGATCATAACCAAAGACTAAAGAAATGAGCTACTCATTGTGCATAAAATCGAAAGTAAAGACAACGTATTGAAGAACAAAATTGAAAGCATGAAATTTATTGGAATTCGGAATTGAAACAAAGCAAgaattgaaatacaattgaaCTCGCAACTTGAAATTAAACAAAGCAATGTAAATGGATGAGTAAAATAAAACTAATCTAAATGGAACCCAATGGAACTTGAGGGACTCAAGGGACCAAGGAGGAACCAAAGGGGAACCCATAATCATCTGTTCAAAGTTTGATTTTATACACATTAGGGTTTACATGCAGATAAATTCAAATCAGGAAACTTTTGCCAAAAATCTCATGTAGTAGATTTGTGAACTCGATAGAAATTGACCTAGTCGCCCCCCAAATTCTCTTGGTCACGCCTTGGTCAAGACATTCTAGAAAATCTTCAATTACTTCTTTGTTCAATTGATGGCATCGTCAACTAGGTCGCACATCCAAGGTCTCTTGGTCGCACCTTGGTTAAGGCATTCTGTGAAACTTCTTGTTAGTTAGCACTTTGGACTCTTCTAGCTAGTCTTGGTCGCCCCTTGTGACTTCTTAGTTGCATCACATGGTTGATCAGCGGCATGTTGATGTAGTTGAATCAAGGTCTTGGATAcctagtcgagcacttggtcaaGCCTTATGCTTCCAAGTTGCTTTACTGACTCCTTGCACTGCTAATTAACTCCTTGATTTAAGCTCCAATTTCCCGAAACATCAAACACACTACATGTAACTCCAAACAATGATAAGAAGAGATAATTACAAAGTAAATAAGAACATAACATAGGTAAATGGAGGCCTAAAATAGcatattttaggaacacatcaaaAACATTTATAAAGTCTCTCCAAGTCCTAAGGCAATTTGCTATGTGTGGCTATTTATGATAAATGGGTGTCCGAACACCTTTTGACAATGAGGTGGATGATTAGTTATTGGTTGTAAATGACATGGACTTATTCTACCAAACCCTCATGTAAAAAATCCTTGAAAATGTACCCTCATAAAGGATACCTGATTCTTGGAATTGGATTTTGATGAGAGATAAAACTTACATAGTTTTATATAAGGATATAATGTGTGCCCATATCCATATATAAAAGAACTATCGGATGCATATACAAGTGCAAAATTAGATGTAGTAAgtgttagaccaagtggttaagAGTCTAtcattccaactatgttttgatgacaacaacccattagcagttctttaaggctactaatgtaacaacccaagattcttacatagggcctcgtcgacgaacacaaggaattcgtcgacaagcgcataggggacctcatcgacgaagacatgccccgttgacgagaagataccgagaaggatttttgggacagtctaaaattcgttgacaagggaggaagtttgtcgatgaaattactgaaggactcgtcgacgaggtgacatgtctcgtcgatgaatccagccctataaatagttgaaactcagattttttatcaaatttcagcGCAAAatcctcctctttctctctctctctatctctctctcctacaactccaTCCCCTTCTATCTTagatcttggccccatttctcattggattgaagatctgaggccaccacgacgctcctggtgaaattTTCTACAAGTCAGCAAGAgtagatcgtggggaaagttgatttgaaattcatcccaaatccaggataaggtaTTTTGTTCAGATTAtaccttccttgtagttatgagaaatgatgtaggtaagaaaatactgatattttgttctaggggatattgttttcaagatgttgagttaggaaccctacaggtatagagccagaattttataggggcttttcagagttaaagtaagggaaatatgttatgttaggaaatttacctatgttatcagaaattttatatatgtatgaatgtatactagatattatacaggatatgaatttttaaaacatgtgtggcctgagtatatgatattgatatggagttttatgtagtttttcagtatttcaagttatacagatatagtgaGATAATTGCAAATTCTAGACAGACatgatttacatatatatatatatatatatatatatatatatagtttatttcagatgattatatagacagttatatatatatatatatatatatatatcaatcagtatacaaatatttatttagaacagtatatatagtgtatatagaaagttatgttttcctaaatgccataacacttagattatacaaAAAGGAAGTACaaacagattatatagaaagaaagtacagacagattacacaattatagcatcaagatgctacagatattatagtatttacagtacaacaatatagtgttatggttattttgaaaatataatgaaaataaccataatatttacagtatttacagttatagcatcaagatgctctTCATGTATTCTTATTTATCTTGTTAACCTTCTAGACATCACATTGTAAATGACTATAACTTTGTCCTCATCAATGTCCCTTCCTCTCCCTCTCATTGTTGAGCTACTAGGGTTGGGAATAAGattatcaaaattatttttttttctatgatgTGTATTTTGAGAGTCTAGAGGTTGGGATGTAATGGCATAAATCACTTGATAAGATTAATGGGTAAGTGACACTGGTAGGCTTACCAaagcttgggtccttaactaccaaagatgatatttataaaacctaactaatctcaagttcagtagaacaaGGAGTGAGTCAAGTGTCGATATCAAGGACTGAGTTCAATGGTTTGCCAATTTAATCTAGTTTACTAAGCTTAAACAATAAGGAAAGAGTGAATTTTGGTTTTTCTATTAAACTACGAAAGCAATTAAATTGAATTGAACTTCTTATAAAAAATCAAGTCTCAAGTCATGAATCCACCCTGGTTGATATGTGATAACTAGGTGTGGTCAATTATCCACACTAGGGTTTCAACGGTCAAGCAATCCGCTCAAGTAGCATAGCGTAGCTAGGTTCACACCAATCGTCTAGAGCATGATCGAGAGAATGGAGTATGC
This genomic stretch from Malania oleifera isolate guangnan ecotype guangnan chromosome 3, ASM2987363v1, whole genome shotgun sequence harbors:
- the LOC131152209 gene encoding probable receptor-like protein kinase At1g80640; amino-acid sequence: MELLLPLLLLFLHIPIWGFRFCPIDAAPDLLISAPLSSPQILSISPISATMTTFSPGSQIETVEHRTDSNKKMHVAVIVASSGLSAIILCLLCVWIYHRKSSQKSQKKNTKSSDAERGHKFGSLLGKFNSRRMVGKKGPVSLIDYKLLETATSNFQESNILGVGGFGCVYKGRFDGNFQVAVKKLDGGSEDAEKEFENEVDLLSKIQHPNIISLLGYCIHGEARFIVYELMQNGSLETQLHGPSHGSALSWHIRMKIALDTARGLEYLHEYCSPPVIHRDLKSSNILLDSNFNAKLSDFGLAVIDGTQNKNTIKLSGTLGYVAPEYLLDGKLTDKSDVYAFGVVLLELLLGKRPVEKLETAQCQSIVTWAMPQLTDRSKLPNIVDPVIRNTMDLKHLYQVAAVAVLCVQPEPSYRPLITDVLHSLVPLVPVELGGTLRIAQTVPPMDQTMSSTH